Below is a genomic region from Deltaproteobacteria bacterium.
CAAGGAGGAGACGCCGGCGTTCACGGACTACCGGGTGAAGGTAGTGGACACGCCGGCGGCGAAGTAGTGGATCGGGCCCAGCTCGCGGTCGCTACTACGGCTCGCGCCACCAGCGAGTCGTGACGAGCTCGACGGCTTCGAACGGCTCGGCACGGACGTGCGCGCTCCCTGCGTGCGTGCCCACCACGACCCAGCGTCCGTCCTCGAGGCGGTAGATCTCCCGGGTACGTGGGCTCGGGTCCACGATCCAGAGATGTCCCAACCGCTCGCGAGCGTAGACCTGCATCTTGCGCCCGCGATCGAGCGCGCCCGTCGAGGGTGAGATGATCTCGCAGGCCCAGTCCGGCGGCAGCATCAGCGCGGGCGCATCGGGGATCGCCGGGAGTCGCTCGCGCCGCCATCCGGCGAGGTCGGGGACGAGGACGTCGTCTCCCAGGTGGAGCTCGGGTTCGTACAAGATCCACCAGCCGCCCGGAGCCGTCGGGCTCTCGGCAGAGCCGCCACGAAGATAGCATGGGGCCCGGCGCGAGAACCACGCAAGGCACCGCCGTTACCTTCATGGGCGGCTCGGGCGAGCCGAGTGCAGGGCTGCGTCCGCGTTCACCGTCTCTTCTATTCCCGCGGCCGCGTACTCGAGATCGGCGGTCGAATGGCTCGCCATCACGAAGCATCTCAAACGCTCCGCGCCCTTCGGCACCGCCGGGTAGATGACCGGGTTCACGAAGATGCCCCGCTTGAGCAAGGCTGCCGCCACATCCAGGGTAGCCCGGCTGTCGCCGATCCTGATCGGGACGATGGCGGTCTGGCTCCCCAGAATGTCCAGCCCTCGCCTCTGGAGCGCGTCCCGGAAGAACGAGGCGTTCCGGCGCAGCCTTTCCACGAGATCCGCGTCGCTTCCCAAGATCTCCATCGCCGCCATCGCCACCGCCACGTCCGGCGGCGTCATGGCCGCCGAATACAGCGCGCCATGCGACGTGTATCGGAGAAGGACTGCAACATCCCGCTGCGTGAGCGCAAACCCGCCGACTGCAGGCAGCGCCTTGCTCAATGTTCCAATCCGAATATCGATGAGCTCCGGGTCGAGGCCGAAATGCTCGACCGTCCCTCGTCCGTGAGCCCCGAGCACCCCGATCGCGTGCGCATCGTCGACGAAGAGGAAGGCGCCGTGGCTCCGTGTCAGACTGGCGACCTCCGGGAGCGGGCAGATGTGTCCGTTCATGGAATACACGCCGTCGACCGCTACCAGCCGCCTCCGAACCGCGGACGTCCGCTTGAGGACGAGATCCAGATGGTCGAGGTCGTTGTGAGCGAACCGACGGACGGTCGCGCGAGAGAGAAGCGCGCCGTCGTAGATGGAGCGATGTGCCTGCCGGTCGATGATGATCAGGTCCCCGGGTCCGAACAACGCGGAGATCAACGACACGTTGGTGACGTACCCGCTCCCGTACGTCACCACGCTCGACGCTTCGAAGAAGGCCGCCAACCGACGTTCGAACTCCCAGTGGATCTCTGCCGTCCCGCAGAGCAGGCGGGAGCCTCCCATGTGAGTGCCGTGCCGCTCGACCGCGGCGATGGCGGCGGCCTTCACCCGCGGGTCGTTTCCCAGCTCGAGGTAGCTGTTCGATGCGAGGTTGATGACCGGGACGCTGGCATCGGCGACTTCGTTGAGCTCGCCGCGTCCTGGTGGTCCGAGGACGGTCCGGGCGGTTGCCGCGTGCAGGTTCTGCCGATCGAACAGCGCGCCATGAGAGGAGCCGATCGCGAGCAGCCGGCTCAGGTCGGCGTGGAGGCCACGAGAGCTGGCGACCAGCCGCGACACGGGGAAGGTCCCCCATGATCCGTCAGCCAGCGGACCCATCGCTCTTCAATCGGGCGGCTCGAGCCTCGCGGACCACGCGTCCGTCACGAAGCTCGACGGTGCGATCCCCGTAGGTGGCAGCCAGCATGTTGTGGGTGACGAGAATGACCGTCACACTCTGTTCCACGTTGAGCGAGCGAAGAAGATCGAGGATGGCTCGGCCGGTGCGGGAGTCGAGGTTCCCCGTGGGCTC
It encodes:
- a CDS encoding aminotransferase class I/II-fold pyridoxal phosphate-dependent enzyme; this translates as MGPLADGSWGTFPVSRLVASSRGLHADLSRLLAIGSSHGALFDRQNLHAATARTVLGPPGRGELNEVADASVPVINLASNSYLELGNDPRVKAAAIAAVERHGTHMGGSRLLCGTAEIHWEFERRLAAFFEASSVVTYGSGYVTNVSLISALFGPGDLIIIDRQAHRSIYDGALLSRATVRRFAHNDLDHLDLVLKRTSAVRRRLVAVDGVYSMNGHICPLPEVASLTRSHGAFLFVDDAHAIGVLGAHGRGTVEHFGLDPELIDIRIGTLSKALPAVGGFALTQRDVAVLLRYTSHGALYSAAMTPPDVAVAMAAMEILGSDADLVERLRRNASFFRDALQRRGLDILGSQTAIVPIRIGDSRATLDVAAALLKRGIFVNPVIYPAVPKGAERLRCFVMASHSTADLEYAAAGIEETVNADAALHSARPSRP
- a CDS encoding Uma2 family endonuclease, yielding MLYEPELHLGDDVLVPDLAGWRRERLPAIPDAPALMLPPDWACEIISPSTGALDRGRKMQVYARERLGHLWIVDPSPRTREIYRLEDGRWVVVGTHAGSAHVRAEPFEAVELVTTRWWREP